A stretch of the Corvus moneduloides isolate bCorMon1 chromosome 8, bCorMon1.pri, whole genome shotgun sequence genome encodes the following:
- the DUPD1 gene encoding dual specificity phosphatase DUPD1: MDKMSSGSWNAGKKNAYTAVKVDPDEDYCTPGAFELERLFWKGCPKYTHVNEVWPNLYIGDEKTALDRYSLEKAGFTHILNAAQGQRNVDTGPEYYSNMSVEYHGVEADDLPTFNLSQFFYSASKFIDNALQDERSKVLVHCVMGRSRSATLVLAYLMIYKNMTVVDAIEQVSRHRCILPNRGFLKQLRELDIVLALQRRNSKNSLPPADQQNSTTI; the protein is encoded by the exons ATGGACAAGATGTCATCAGGAAGCTGGAatgctgggaagaaaaatgcataCACAGCAGTCAAAGTAGATCCTGATGAGGACTATTGTACCCCAGGTGCATTTGAACTGGAGCGGCTCTTCTGGAAGGGATGCCCAAAGTACACGCACGTCAATGAAGTCTGGCCCAACCTCTACATAGGAGACGA AAAAACTGCATTGGATCGCTACAGCCTTGAGAAGGCAGGATTCACCCACATCCTCAACGCAGCCCAAGGGCAGCGCAACGTGGACACGGGACCAGAATATTACAGCAACATGAGTGTGGAGTACCATGGAGTGGAAGCAGATGATCTCCCCACTTTCAACCTCAGCCAGTTCTTTTACTCAGCTTCCAAATTCATTGATAATGCACTTCAGGATGAAAGAA GCAAGGTGCTGGTCCACTGTGTTATGGGCCGCAGCCGCTCAGCCACGCTGGTCTTGGCTTACCTGATGATTTACAAGAACATGACAGTGGTGGATGCCATTGAGCAAGTGTCAAGGCACCGTTGCATCTTGCCAAACCGGGGCTTCCTGAAGCAGCTGAGAGAACTGGACATagtgctggcactgcagaggaGGAACAGCAAGAACAGCCTCCCACCTGCTGACCAGCAGAACAGCACCACCATCTAG